A window from Candidatus Gracilibacteria bacterium encodes these proteins:
- the groL gene encoding chaperonin GroEL (60 kDa chaperone family; promotes refolding of misfolded polypeptides especially under stressful conditions; forms two stacked rings of heptamers to form a barrel-shaped 14mer; ends can be capped by GroES; misfolded proteins enter the barrel where they are refolded when GroES binds) — translation MAKKILFQDEARQKLLSGVRQLSDAVRITMGPKGRNVLLEKKFGGPMITNDGVTIAKEIDLKDPEENVGAQLVKEVATRTNDIAGDGTTTATVLACALLEEGIRNVVAGANPVLLKKGMDKAVRKVVDRLNEMTKPLKSQKEVAQVATISAQDSEVGEVIAELMEKVGHDGAITVEESQRGIGISMRVVEGMQFDNGFIAPYMITDSNRMEAVYEDVKILITDKKISSFKDLLPILEAVVQSGKKELVILAEDIDGDALTNIIVNKLRGGFSILGIKAPGFGERRKEMLKDIAVLTGGTLISEEVGLKLESVTLSDLGEAKKVVSGKDHTMIIDGKGSHKEVENRVAELKVQMEDTKSDFDREKLQERIAKLGGGVGIIEVGAATEIEMKEKKTRIEDALNATKAAVQEGIVAGGGAALLHAAKALEDFRGSNEDENVGARLVRFVLSAPIRQIAENAGKNGEVVITEILKSKSDSFGYDALKDEYTDMFEAGIVDPKMVTRSALENAVSVAGTVLTTGATVTDIPEEKPAMGGMGGMPGMGDMM, via the coding sequence ATGGCTAAGAAAATTCTATTCCAAGATGAAGCACGACAAAAACTCCTTAGTGGAGTAAGGCAACTCTCCGATGCGGTGCGTATCACCATGGGGCCCAAAGGTCGCAATGTGCTGCTTGAAAAAAAGTTCGGCGGACCGATGATCACCAACGACGGAGTGACGATCGCCAAGGAAATCGACCTCAAAGATCCCGAAGAAAATGTGGGAGCTCAATTGGTTAAAGAAGTGGCAACGCGAACCAACGACATCGCCGGAGATGGAACCACCACGGCAACCGTTTTGGCCTGCGCGCTCCTCGAAGAAGGAATTCGCAATGTGGTGGCCGGAGCCAATCCTGTTTTGCTTAAAAAGGGCATGGATAAGGCTGTACGCAAGGTTGTGGACCGTCTCAATGAGATGACCAAACCGCTCAAGAGCCAAAAAGAAGTGGCGCAAGTGGCCACGATTTCTGCGCAAGACAGCGAGGTGGGTGAGGTGATTGCCGAGCTCATGGAAAAAGTGGGTCATGACGGCGCGATCACGGTGGAAGAAAGCCAGCGCGGCATTGGAATTTCTATGCGCGTGGTGGAAGGGATGCAGTTCGACAACGGATTCATTGCTCCGTACATGATCACGGATTCCAATCGAATGGAGGCGGTGTACGAAGATGTTAAAATTTTGATTACCGACAAAAAAATCAGCAGCTTTAAGGATCTTTTGCCGATTTTAGAAGCGGTGGTGCAGAGTGGAAAAAAAGAATTGGTGATTTTGGCGGAGGATATTGATGGAGACGCGCTCACCAATATTATTGTGAATAAGCTCCGCGGTGGTTTCAGCATTCTGGGCATTAAAGCGCCTGGATTTGGAGAAAGACGAAAGGAAATGCTCAAGGACATTGCAGTGCTCACCGGTGGAACTTTGATTTCTGAAGAGGTGGGACTCAAGCTCGAGAGCGTGACACTCAGCGATTTGGGAGAAGCCAAAAAAGTGGTTTCCGGCAAGGATCACACCATGATTATTGATGGGAAGGGCAGCCACAAAGAAGTGGAAAACCGCGTGGCTGAACTCAAAGTGCAAATGGAGGACACCAAGTCCGACTTTGATCGAGAAAAACTGCAGGAACGGATTGCTAAATTGGGGGGGGGAGTTGGAATCATTGAAGTGGGGGCGGCGACTGAAATTGAAATGAAAGAGAAGAAAACCCGCATCGAGGATGCGCTCAATGCCACCAAGGCGGCGGTTCAGGAAGGAATTGTGGCTGGGGGAGGTGCGGCGCTGCTTCACGCGGCCAAAGCGCTTGAAGACTTTAGAGGTAGCAATGAAGATGAAAATGTGGGAGCCCGCTTGGTTCGTTTTGTACTCTCCGCGCCCATTCGCCAAATTGCGGAGAATGCCGGAAAGAATGGGGAAGTGGTGATCACGGAAATTTTAAAGAGCAAGAGCGATTCCTTTGGTTATGATGCCCTCAAAGATGAATACACCGATATGTTTGAAGCTGGCATTGTGGATCCCAAAATGGTGACTCGCAGTGCTCTGGAAAATGCGGTTTCTGTGGCCGGAACGGTGCTCACCACCGGTGCGACCGTCACCGACATTCCCGAAGAGAAACCCGCCATGGGTGGAATGGGTGGCATGCCCGGGATGGGGGATATGATGTAA
- a CDS encoding co-chaperone GroES yields MSKLQPLAGYIVVKREEEASQTSSGIYLTDSAKEKPQRGEVMAVGRGKQTISTNGSGNADVSFVTPQVQVGQKVLFKKYGPTEVEMDGQEMLLLEEDDILAIIQA; encoded by the coding sequence ATGTCCAAATTACAGCCTCTCGCAGGATACATTGTGGTGAAGCGCGAAGAAGAAGCTTCACAAACTTCATCCGGTATTTACTTAACGGATTCCGCCAAGGAAAAGCCTCAACGAGGGGAAGTGATGGCGGTGGGAAGGGGTAAGCAAACGATTTCTACGAATGGTTCTGGTAATGCAGATGTTTCGTTTGTTACGCCTCAAGTTCAAGTAGGTCAAAAAGTGCTGTTCAAAAAGTACGGTCCTACGGAAGTGGAGATGGACGGTCAGGAAATGTTGCTCCTTGAAGAGGACGATATTTTGGCGATCATTCAGGCGTAA
- a CDS encoding type IV pilus twitching motility protein PilT: MDINLYLKQVADSRAPDLHLKVGRVPLVRLANGEIHEMEDAELMTVQGVEEVIAQVLSPEKLALFKTKQEVDSSYALMGTGRFRVNVFMDSDGPALAFRSIPGEIPTLAGLGLPEILKRFTQKSKGLVIVTGPTGSGKSTTLAAMINEVNTTRRVHIITVEDPIEFVHQPKMALMTQREVGAHTQSFPSAIRAALREDPDVILVGEMRDLETISAAITLAETGHLVLATLHTQDAAQSIDRIIDIFPSHQQEQIRTQLSTTLLGVVAQRLIPRVDGSGRVLALEVLVRNDAITNCIKEGNTHQIYSMMQIGREDGMITLDASLAELYKNGLISEQDMLLRARDPELIANLMQSGVLPSSI; encoded by the coding sequence ATGGATATCAATCTTTATCTTAAACAAGTGGCCGATAGCCGCGCGCCGGATCTCCATCTCAAAGTGGGGCGAGTGCCTTTGGTTCGTTTGGCTAATGGAGAAATTCATGAGATGGAGGATGCGGAACTCATGACGGTTCAGGGGGTTGAAGAAGTGATTGCCCAGGTTTTGAGCCCTGAAAAGCTCGCTCTTTTTAAAACAAAACAAGAGGTTGATAGCTCCTATGCTTTGATGGGAACGGGGCGGTTCCGTGTGAATGTCTTTATGGATTCGGACGGACCGGCTTTGGCTTTCCGCAGTATTCCAGGTGAAATCCCCACGCTTGCCGGCTTGGGGCTTCCGGAGATTTTGAAACGATTCACGCAAAAATCCAAGGGACTTGTGATTGTGACGGGGCCAACCGGAAGTGGAAAATCCACCACTTTGGCGGCGATGATCAATGAAGTGAACACCACACGACGGGTGCATATTATTACCGTGGAAGATCCCATTGAATTTGTGCATCAACCCAAAATGGCGCTGATGACTCAAAGGGAAGTGGGGGCTCACACGCAATCTTTTCCTTCCGCCATTCGCGCGGCCCTACGGGAAGATCCGGATGTGATTTTGGTGGGAGAAATGCGTGATCTCGAAACCATTTCCGCCGCCATCACTTTGGCGGAGACGGGACATTTGGTTTTGGCCACTTTGCACACTCAAGATGCCGCGCAAAGCATCGACCGTATCATTGATATTTTCCCTTCTCATCAACAAGAACAAATTCGGACTCAGCTTTCCACAACCTTGCTTGGAGTGGTGGCACAACGGCTCATTCCTCGGGTGGATGGAAGCGGACGGGTTCTGGCTCTTGAAGTTTTGGTGCGCAACGACGCGATCACCAATTGTATTAAAGAAGGAAACACGCATCAAATCTACTCCATGATGCAGATTGGAAGAGAGGATGGAATGATCACTTTGGACGCATCTTTGGCTGAACTTTATAAGAATGGACTGATTTCCGAGCAAGACATGTTGCTTCGGGCGCGAGATCCTGAACTCATCGCTAACCTCATGCAATCATGAGTTCTCCCTTCATCAATTTAA
- a CDS encoding cyclic nucleotide-binding domain-containing protein: MSSPFINLTDPVVFQSFGGDEYWTKVDFPAGSTILKEGEDSQDFFYIFSGSVEITTAMKLLATLGAGDFFGEAALLSDKERNATVTAVSDTVVLKLSQPKFEALVLKDAQAAVGILLGIVKVLNGRLQDRK; encoded by the coding sequence ATGAGTTCTCCCTTCATCAATTTAACGGATCCGGTTGTTTTTCAAAGTTTTGGTGGGGACGAGTACTGGACTAAAGTAGATTTCCCCGCGGGCTCTACGATCTTGAAAGAAGGCGAAGATTCTCAGGATTTCTTTTATATTTTTTCCGGTTCGGTTGAAATTACAACGGCCATGAAGCTCCTCGCTACGCTCGGAGCCGGTGATTTTTTTGGTGAAGCGGCCTTGCTCTCCGACAAAGAAAGAAACGCCACCGTGACGGCCGTGAGTGATACGGTGGTCCTCAAACTTTCTCAGCCCAAATTTGAAGCCTTGGTGCTCAAAGATGCCCAGGCAGCCGTGGGTATTCTTTTGGGAATCGTAAAGGTCTTGAATGGACGACTTCAAGACAGGAAATAG